In Variovorax paradoxus, a single genomic region encodes these proteins:
- a CDS encoding MerR family transcriptional regulator, which produces MNAVNHLSIGTVAKQTGCTVPTIRYYEEIGLLPLADRSDSGQRLYGGAAARRLTFIRRCRDFGFSIEQVRELVSLVDEPDRPCIEVRDIAAMHLGEVRKKLNALRELEASLAGFVTSCNAACAGGASVDCTILEDLTLPKHKAEIPLRKCCSA; this is translated from the coding sequence ATGAATGCGGTGAATCACCTTTCCATCGGCACCGTCGCCAAACAGACGGGTTGCACAGTCCCGACCATCCGGTACTACGAGGAGATCGGACTTCTGCCACTTGCAGATCGAAGCGACAGTGGCCAGCGCCTATATGGCGGGGCTGCGGCACGGCGATTGACTTTCATTCGTCGATGCCGGGATTTTGGGTTCTCTATCGAACAGGTCCGTGAACTGGTCAGCTTGGTCGACGAGCCGGACCGGCCTTGCATAGAGGTGCGGGACATTGCCGCCATGCACCTCGGGGAAGTCCGAAAAAAGCTGAATGCGCTTCGTGAACTTGAAGCAAGCCTTGCTGGCTTCGTGACTAGCTGCAATGCTGCCTGCGCCGGTGGTGCGTCGGTCGACTGCACCATTCTTGAGGACCTCACCCTGCCAAAGCACAAGGCTGAGATCCCCCTGCGCAAGTGCTGTTCCGCCTGA
- the merR gene encoding Hg(II)-responsive transcriptional regulator produces MMTDLTIGRLATEAGVNVETIRYYQRRGLMTEPDRPMNGQRRYAVDAVKRVRFIKRAQVLGFTLEEIGSLLELDEAHACVETRGLAAHKLEVIESKLADLKAMHKALTALLRECDTGTVKKACPIIHALAMD; encoded by the coding sequence GTGATGACTGACCTGACGATAGGGCGGCTGGCCACCGAGGCCGGCGTGAACGTCGAGACTATCCGCTACTACCAGCGACGGGGACTGATGACGGAGCCGGACAGGCCGATGAACGGGCAACGGCGCTACGCCGTCGATGCGGTCAAGCGTGTGCGGTTCATCAAGCGGGCCCAGGTGCTGGGGTTCACGCTGGAAGAGATCGGCAGCCTGCTGGAACTCGACGAGGCGCATGCCTGTGTCGAAACCCGCGGACTCGCCGCCCACAAGCTTGAAGTCATCGAGAGCAAGCTCGCGGACCTGAAGGCGATGCACAAGGCATTGACCGCACTGCTGCGTGAGTGCGACACGGGCACCGTGAAGAAGGCCTGTCCGATCATCCATGCACTAGCGATGGATTGA
- a CDS encoding mercuric transporter MerT family protein, which translates to MATFNVKGSLFAGVLAAIGASVCCVGPLVLLMLGVGGAWVANLTALEPLRPWLIGVTLLFLGLAFRRLYLQPQVCEPGAACAELLRRQRWIFWIVVLALLALLSVPWLAPYFL; encoded by the coding sequence ATGGCAACGTTCAACGTCAAGGGCTCTCTCTTCGCCGGTGTGTTGGCTGCAATCGGCGCTTCGGTGTGCTGCGTCGGCCCGCTCGTGCTGCTGATGCTCGGCGTCGGGGGGGCCTGGGTCGCCAACCTCACAGCGCTGGAGCCGCTGCGCCCCTGGCTCATCGGTGTGACCTTGCTGTTCCTCGGCCTGGCGTTCCGCCGCCTGTACTTGCAGCCGCAGGTCTGTGAGCCCGGCGCGGCGTGCGCCGAGCTGCTCAGGCGTCAGCGATGGATCTTCTGGATCGTGGTGCTCGCGCTTCTGGCCTTGTTGTCGGTGCCCTGGCTGGCGCCGTACTTTCTCTGA
- the merP gene encoding mercury resistance system periplasmic binding protein MerP, whose amino-acid sequence MRNSFATLLVALMPFAALAATPQTTVLDVQNMTCSLCPVTVKKSLEHVSGVSQARIDFEKKTATVTFDADKTTAAVLVKATTDAGFPSTVRK is encoded by the coding sequence ATGCGCAACTCGTTTGCCACCCTGTTGGTCGCCTTGATGCCGTTCGCCGCGCTGGCGGCCACGCCGCAGACCACTGTGCTCGACGTGCAGAACATGACCTGCAGCCTGTGCCCCGTCACCGTCAAGAAGTCGCTGGAGCACGTGTCCGGTGTGAGCCAGGCGCGGATCGACTTCGAGAAGAAGACGGCCACGGTTACGTTCGACGCCGACAAGACCACCGCCGCGGTGCTGGTCAAGGCCACGACCGACGCGGGCTTCCCCTCGACGGTGCGCAAATGA
- a CDS encoding GDCCVxC domain-containing (seleno)protein: MTDAIAPVLDSVLTCPQCGHAKRERMPTDACQFFYECEQCETMLRPKAGDCCVFCSYGSVKCPPVQMQRGCSSCGG; the protein is encoded by the coding sequence ATGACGGACGCGATCGCTCCCGTGCTGGACTCCGTCCTGACGTGCCCCCAGTGCGGGCACGCCAAGCGTGAGCGCATGCCCACCGACGCGTGCCAGTTCTTCTACGAGTGCGAGCAGTGCGAGACGATGCTGCGCCCGAAGGCCGGGGACTGTTGCGTGTTCTGTTCGTATGGCTCGGTCAAGTGCCCGCCGGTGCAGATGCAGCGCGGCTGCTCAAGCTGCGGTGGCTGA
- a CDS encoding cytochrome c/FTR1 family iron permease, with product MKMLSLCARYFLAMAALLALWSSSLAWAADSAASDQAKQTWQLLDYLAVDYGGAVHDGKVQSASEYEEMKEFAATAAQQLGALPSTPALPDLQQRAKALNELIAAKADAKSVADSAHSLAAALVKAYPFPLSPSKPPDLARAKVLFEANCAACHGATGRGDGPLGAKLEPPPIAFTDRDRARSRSVLALYQVVSQGVSGTSMPSFATLSDEDRWALAFFAGTLSHDDAMRTRGEQSWGKDVSAKAVFPDLAAAATLTEAALSEQMSPDAARDLTAYVRSHPEATVASSGTGGLSLARTRLQESLAAARAGDQANATRLGLSAYLDGFEPLEPALRARNQALLTEVENAMLAYRGALASGKLEQADATAQKLDYLFAQVDGELGADKADPLTTFIASLTILLREGVEALLIVVGMVAFLKKAERRDVLPYVHGGWIVALVCGGLTWAAATYFVSISGASREVTEGVSSLFAAIVLLSVGLWMHQKSTAGKWQAYLKEKLSAAMTRRSAWALFALSFIAVYREVFETVLFYSALAGDGNNGALLGGLVGGIAILAVIAWLMLRTSARMPIGKFFSLSSILVAVLAVVLAGKGVAGLQEAGWLSASPIHWLRIEVLGVYPSAETTIAQAVVLVIALAGFALNSMKARQPRMT from the coding sequence ATGAAAATGCTCTCACTCTGTGCCAGGTACTTCCTGGCAATGGCGGCGCTGCTCGCGCTGTGGTCTTCCTCTCTTGCCTGGGCGGCGGACTCCGCTGCGAGCGACCAGGCCAAGCAGACTTGGCAGTTGCTGGACTACCTCGCAGTCGATTACGGCGGCGCCGTGCACGACGGCAAGGTCCAGAGTGCCAGCGAATACGAAGAGATGAAAGAGTTCGCCGCGACCGCCGCGCAGCAACTCGGAGCACTGCCGAGCACGCCGGCACTGCCCGACCTGCAACAACGGGCGAAGGCGCTGAATGAACTCATCGCGGCGAAGGCGGATGCAAAGTCTGTGGCAGACAGTGCCCATTCGTTGGCTGCCGCTCTGGTCAAGGCATATCCGTTTCCGCTCTCGCCATCGAAACCACCAGATCTAGCGCGTGCCAAGGTGCTGTTTGAAGCCAACTGCGCCGCGTGCCACGGAGCAACCGGCCGCGGCGATGGCCCGCTTGGAGCAAAGCTGGAGCCGCCACCGATTGCGTTCACAGACCGTGACCGGGCCCGTTCGCGCAGTGTGCTTGCGCTCTATCAGGTCGTTTCTCAAGGCGTTTCGGGCACGTCAATGCCCAGTTTCGCGACGCTCTCCGACGAGGACAGGTGGGCACTGGCATTTTTCGCCGGCACCTTGTCGCACGACGATGCAATGCGCACGCGCGGCGAGCAGTCCTGGGGCAAAGACGTCTCCGCCAAGGCCGTCTTTCCCGACCTTGCGGCCGCAGCCACATTGACCGAGGCCGCGTTGTCCGAGCAGATGTCTCCAGACGCGGCACGCGACCTCACCGCCTATGTTCGAAGCCATCCGGAGGCGACTGTTGCCTCAAGTGGGACTGGTGGGCTGAGCTTGGCTCGCACGCGCCTTCAGGAAAGCCTCGCTGCCGCGCGCGCGGGGGATCAAGCCAATGCAACACGGCTGGGCCTATCAGCCTACCTGGATGGTTTTGAGCCGCTCGAGCCCGCGCTACGCGCTCGCAACCAGGCGCTTCTCACGGAAGTGGAAAACGCCATGCTGGCATATCGTGGCGCGCTCGCGAGCGGGAAATTGGAACAAGCCGACGCCACTGCACAGAAGCTCGACTACCTGTTTGCGCAGGTCGATGGTGAATTGGGGGCAGACAAGGCCGACCCGCTCACCACGTTCATCGCGTCGCTCACGATCCTGCTTCGCGAAGGCGTTGAAGCGCTGCTGATCGTCGTCGGCATGGTGGCCTTTTTGAAGAAAGCGGAACGCCGCGATGTCCTGCCCTATGTGCACGGCGGTTGGATCGTCGCGCTCGTTTGTGGTGGACTGACTTGGGCAGCGGCCACCTATTTCGTGAGCATCAGCGGCGCCAGTCGAGAGGTCACCGAGGGGGTTTCGTCACTGTTCGCAGCCATCGTGTTGCTCAGTGTTGGCCTGTGGATGCACCAGAAAAGCACTGCTGGAAAGTGGCAAGCCTATCTGAAAGAGAAGCTCTCGGCTGCCATGACGCGCCGCTCGGCATGGGCCTTGTTCGCCCTGTCTTTCATCGCGGTCTATCGCGAGGTCTTTGAGACGGTCTTGTTCTATTCGGCCCTCGCTGGCGATGGCAACAACGGTGCGTTGCTGGGTGGATTGGTGGGCGGCATTGCGATCCTGGCCGTCATTGCGTGGCTGATGCTGCGTACCAGCGCTCGGATGCCCATCGGCAAATTCTTCAGCCTCAGTTCGATCCTGGTGGCGGTGCTTGCTGTCGTACTCGCCGGCAAGGGCGTTGCGGGTCTCCAGGAAGCAGGTTGGTTGAGCGCCAGTCCGATTCATTGGCTACGCATCGAGGTACTCGGGGTGTATCCGTCTGCGGAGACCACCATCGCGCAAGCTGTGGTCCTGGTCATCGCTCTGGCGGGCTTCGCCCTGAACTCGATGAAGGCCCGGCAGCCTCGGATGACGTGA
- a CDS encoding heavy metal translocating P-type ATPase gives MNAMTQTSCGSSCGCSTGDVKTPTAEPVVTGFAIANMDCPSEEAQIRKRLGQLDGIQGMTFELAGRRLEVTHASAGQNAILRALHDIGMQAVVDTKGPRQVVYFIEQMDCPNEERQLRSVLEPLAGVRAVEFDLKAHTLTVSHTLSDTTSIARTIEGLGMKPVAKTGGDAPSPASIAAAAPLSSVAAPAIGGATRFFISNMDCPTEEATIRKRLGTIDGIEQLDFDLMNRRLDIQHHLPDHAPILKALNDVGMKASVEQVGGAESQGRAVYLIEKMDCPTEEGLLRKALEGMPGVNALSFNLMGRTLTVSHELADLAPVTAAIERLGMAPVLQSASEPTPSAPREFGSGISRGQWLRMAISGVLALGAEAMVFAGTPEASWPVILASLAAIGLGGIETLKKGWIALKTRSLNMNLLMTVAVIGAALIGQWPEAAVVIWLFGIAEMIEALSLDRARNAIRKLMDLAPESALVRQPDGQWIEVKADAVPVGGVVRVRPGERIALDGEVVAGQSSVNQAPITGESMPVEKAVGATVFAGTINERGTLEFRVTSRTGETTLDRIARSVQEAQGQRAPTQRFVDRFASIYTPAVFAVALAVAVIPPLAFGQPWFEWVYKALVMLVIACPCALVISTPVTVVSGLAAAARRGILVKGGLYLEQGRHLKSVALDKTGTLTHGRPALTDVIAQGTLTKGEALRLAASIDVLSEHPVATAIVAGHGDGALASVERFEAIPGRGVKGDVDGRTYYVGNHRLIEELGICSPELEAQLDALELQAKTAVVLATDREVLAVLGVADTVRETSRQAIEDLKSLGIEPVMLTGDNKKTAQAVATQVGITSAKGELLPQDKLQAIEELLTRGPVGMVGDGVNDAPALARSSIGFAMGAAGTDTAIETADVALMQDDLRKLPEFVRLSQRVGGILTANIVFALGTKAIFMVLAFTGHASLWLAILADMGASLAVVFNGLRLLRAPTAPQVDKR, from the coding sequence ATGAATGCAATGACGCAAACTTCGTGCGGCTCGAGCTGCGGGTGCTCCACGGGCGATGTGAAGACGCCAACAGCGGAGCCAGTTGTTACTGGCTTTGCCATCGCCAACATGGACTGTCCTAGCGAGGAGGCCCAGATCCGCAAGCGCTTGGGACAACTCGATGGCATCCAGGGGATGACTTTCGAACTGGCCGGGCGTCGCCTGGAGGTGACTCATGCTTCTGCCGGTCAAAACGCAATTCTGCGCGCCCTGCACGACATCGGCATGCAAGCTGTCGTGGATACGAAGGGGCCGCGGCAGGTCGTTTACTTCATTGAGCAGATGGACTGCCCCAACGAAGAGCGTCAGTTGCGCTCAGTGCTGGAGCCGTTGGCTGGCGTTCGAGCCGTGGAATTCGACTTGAAGGCCCACACACTGACGGTGTCGCATACGCTCAGCGATACGACCTCGATTGCCCGAACCATCGAAGGCTTGGGCATGAAGCCCGTCGCGAAGACGGGAGGCGATGCACCTTCACCTGCCTCAATCGCCGCTGCGGCGCCGCTCTCCTCTGTGGCAGCGCCCGCGATAGGAGGCGCCACGCGCTTTTTCATTTCCAACATGGATTGCCCGACGGAAGAGGCAACGATCCGCAAGCGCCTTGGCACGATCGACGGCATCGAGCAACTGGATTTCGACCTCATGAATCGTCGGCTCGATATCCAGCATCATCTGCCGGATCACGCCCCGATCCTCAAAGCCTTGAACGACGTGGGCATGAAGGCCAGTGTCGAGCAAGTTGGCGGAGCCGAATCTCAGGGGCGGGCCGTGTATCTCATCGAGAAGATGGACTGCCCGACCGAGGAAGGACTTCTTCGCAAAGCGCTTGAAGGCATGCCTGGTGTGAACGCCTTGAGCTTCAACTTGATGGGCCGCACGCTGACCGTGAGCCACGAGCTTGCGGACCTCGCTCCCGTGACCGCAGCAATCGAGCGGCTCGGGATGGCGCCTGTCCTGCAAAGTGCCAGTGAACCGACGCCTTCCGCTCCGCGCGAGTTCGGCTCCGGCATTTCGCGCGGGCAATGGCTTCGCATGGCCATCTCCGGCGTGTTGGCGCTCGGTGCGGAGGCCATGGTTTTCGCGGGGACGCCAGAAGCCTCCTGGCCTGTCATTCTTGCCAGTCTTGCTGCAATTGGTCTGGGCGGCATCGAAACGCTCAAGAAGGGCTGGATCGCGCTGAAGACGCGATCACTGAACATGAACCTACTGATGACGGTCGCCGTCATCGGCGCGGCGCTGATCGGTCAGTGGCCCGAGGCGGCGGTGGTCATTTGGCTTTTCGGCATTGCGGAGATGATCGAGGCGCTGAGCCTGGACCGGGCCCGCAATGCGATTCGCAAACTGATGGACCTCGCACCCGAAAGTGCCTTGGTGCGTCAACCCGATGGGCAGTGGATCGAGGTCAAAGCGGATGCTGTGCCTGTTGGAGGCGTAGTACGCGTGCGGCCGGGAGAACGAATCGCTCTCGATGGCGAAGTGGTCGCCGGCCAGTCCTCGGTGAATCAGGCGCCGATCACCGGCGAAAGCATGCCTGTCGAGAAGGCAGTTGGCGCCACGGTCTTTGCCGGCACCATCAACGAACGCGGCACGCTGGAGTTTCGCGTCACTTCGCGCACGGGCGAGACCACGCTCGACCGAATCGCACGATCCGTCCAGGAGGCGCAGGGCCAGCGTGCGCCCACACAACGCTTCGTCGACAGGTTTGCCAGCATCTATACGCCTGCGGTGTTCGCGGTCGCGCTTGCCGTTGCAGTCATTCCTCCACTGGCCTTCGGCCAACCCTGGTTCGAGTGGGTCTACAAGGCACTGGTCATGTTGGTCATCGCCTGCCCATGCGCGCTGGTGATTTCCACGCCGGTCACCGTGGTAAGCGGTCTGGCTGCTGCGGCGCGCCGTGGCATCCTGGTCAAGGGCGGCCTTTATCTTGAGCAGGGACGGCACCTGAAATCGGTGGCATTGGACAAGACCGGGACGTTGACCCATGGTCGTCCTGCCCTCACGGACGTCATTGCGCAGGGCACCCTGACAAAAGGCGAGGCATTGCGTCTCGCGGCGAGCATCGATGTGCTGTCGGAGCACCCTGTGGCCACGGCAATCGTTGCCGGACATGGTGATGGAGCACTTGCTTCTGTCGAGCGGTTTGAAGCTATCCCCGGACGTGGCGTCAAAGGCGATGTGGACGGGCGCACCTACTACGTCGGCAACCACCGGCTCATCGAGGAACTTGGCATCTGCTCGCCTGAGTTGGAAGCCCAGCTCGATGCGCTGGAGCTCCAGGCAAAAACAGCGGTGGTACTGGCCACCGATAGGGAGGTCCTGGCGGTGCTGGGCGTCGCCGACACCGTGCGCGAAACCAGCCGCCAGGCCATCGAGGACCTGAAATCGCTGGGCATTGAGCCCGTGATGCTGACAGGCGACAACAAGAAAACCGCGCAAGCCGTCGCAACCCAGGTCGGAATCACCAGTGCGAAAGGCGAGCTGCTTCCACAAGACAAGCTGCAAGCCATCGAGGAGTTGCTCACGCGCGGTCCTGTCGGCATGGTGGGCGATGGCGTCAACGATGCACCGGCGCTGGCGAGGTCGAGCATAGGCTTTGCGATGGGTGCCGCAGGTACCGACACGGCCATCGAAACTGCAGACGTCGCGCTGATGCAGGACGACCTGCGCAAGTTGCCTGAATTTGTCAGGCTGTCGCAACGCGTGGGCGGAATCTTGACCGCCAACATCGTGTTCGCCCTGGGCACCAAAGCCATCTTTATGGTTCTCGCGTTCACCGGCCATGCGAGTTTGTGGCTCGCGATCCTGGCCGACATGGGCGCCAGCCTTGCCGTCGTCTTCAACGGCTTGCGCCTGCTGCGCGCGCCCACGGCGCCCCAGGTCGACAAGCGCTGA
- the cadR gene encoding Cd(II)/Pb(II)-responsive transcriptional regulator, with translation MKIGELASATGMQIPTIRFYEQEALLSPPARTAGNYRRYDESHVQRLAFVRHCRSLDMSLEDIRVLLKFKDHQNEPCDEVNELLDKHILQLAKRIEELRSLEGLLMTLRAQCCSGQVAERCGILDGLTAASQKQ, from the coding sequence ATGAAAATTGGTGAACTGGCCAGCGCGACGGGGATGCAGATTCCCACAATCCGCTTCTACGAGCAGGAGGCATTGTTGTCGCCGCCTGCGCGGACGGCGGGCAACTACCGGCGTTACGACGAATCTCATGTTCAGCGCCTGGCCTTTGTTCGGCATTGCCGCTCACTCGACATGAGTCTTGAGGACATCCGGGTGCTGCTGAAGTTCAAGGACCATCAAAACGAGCCTTGTGACGAGGTCAACGAACTGTTGGACAAACACATTCTTCAGCTCGCCAAGCGCATTGAGGAGTTGCGGTCACTGGAGGGGCTGCTGATGACGCTCAGGGCTCAATGCTGCTCGGGTCAGGTCGCCGAGCGGTGCGGAATACTCGACGGCCTGACGGCGGCCTCTCAAAAGCAGTAG
- a CDS encoding heavy metal translocating P-type ATPase has product MTDSSKLRLDLPLILPDVDDVEDHCVQRLTEALEGRPGISEAHIVRDANGQPQLCLHYDQSVVSITRLRELVGSVGAQLSERFSHLTIRADGSLHARAARSVAADLRSVPGVLEADVSGSGSVRIEYDRQLVSAETLRAKAAALGIHTTAANAPRTDAAPETPPRPSRSDDEPIDHANHDHAGHKHSGPDHSDHADHAGHDHGKKGAGGHAGHDHSEGGLLGEKSELIFAALAGVLLTAGWLIERSAAGPAWLPTATYIAAYFFGGFYTVKEAFENLKARRFEIDTLMLVAALGAAALGKWAEGALLLFLFSLGHSLEHYAMGRARKAIEALAKLAPETATVRRDSGTEEVAVEQLKVGDVVVVRPNERLPADGVVVVGTSSVNQAPVTGESVPVDKRPVDDIKAALAAFDRVAPEHRVFAGTINGSGAIEVTVARRAEQSTMARVVKMVTEAEAQRSPTQQFTERFERIFVPAVLALVVLLLFAGFVIDEPFSDTFYRAMAVLVAASPCALAISVPSAVLSGVARAGRGGVLVKGGGPLENLGTLTSIAFDKTGTLTEGKPKLTDAVAMQGVTDDELLAVALAVEEHSDHPLATAIVSGARERLGDHAKTVTASDVKSITGRGVRAQVDGELVYIGKPILFSELPGSSLPQDVKETNDKLVASGRTTMVVRKGERYLGVIAVMDTPRPVAAQVMAELRALGIERLIMISGDNQQGERPVQPS; this is encoded by the coding sequence ATGACTGACTCGAGCAAGCTCCGTTTGGATCTACCCCTGATCCTTCCAGACGTGGACGACGTCGAGGATCACTGCGTACAACGGCTGACAGAAGCGCTCGAGGGACGCCCTGGCATCTCCGAGGCTCACATCGTTCGAGATGCCAATGGACAGCCGCAGCTGTGCCTGCACTACGACCAGTCCGTCGTCTCCATAACCCGCTTGCGCGAGCTGGTCGGCTCGGTTGGCGCACAGTTGAGCGAGCGGTTCTCTCACCTGACGATCAGAGCTGATGGCTCGCTTCATGCACGTGCGGCGCGCAGCGTTGCCGCCGACCTGCGAAGTGTTCCTGGCGTCTTGGAAGCAGATGTGTCGGGCTCCGGCTCCGTCCGTATTGAATACGACCGGCAACTGGTGTCAGCGGAGACCTTGAGGGCAAAGGCCGCAGCGCTTGGGATCCACACGACGGCCGCCAACGCACCGCGAACAGACGCCGCACCGGAGACTCCACCCCGGCCTTCCCGCTCCGACGATGAACCCATCGACCATGCCAATCACGACCACGCGGGCCACAAGCACAGCGGGCCTGACCACAGCGACCACGCGGATCATGCAGGCCATGATCACGGCAAGAAAGGTGCTGGCGGTCATGCGGGTCATGACCACTCCGAGGGCGGCCTCCTGGGAGAGAAGAGCGAACTGATCTTTGCCGCGCTCGCCGGCGTACTGTTGACCGCAGGATGGCTGATCGAGCGCAGCGCCGCCGGACCCGCTTGGCTCCCCACGGCAACCTACATCGCTGCATATTTCTTCGGCGGCTTCTATACAGTCAAGGAAGCCTTTGAGAACCTGAAGGCACGCCGTTTCGAGATCGATACGCTGATGCTGGTGGCGGCGCTGGGTGCCGCGGCGCTCGGCAAGTGGGCGGAAGGCGCCCTGCTGCTGTTCCTTTTTAGCCTGGGTCACTCGCTCGAGCACTACGCGATGGGACGCGCCCGCAAGGCCATCGAAGCACTTGCCAAGCTCGCACCCGAGACGGCTACTGTGCGACGTGACAGTGGTACCGAAGAAGTCGCTGTCGAACAACTGAAGGTCGGTGACGTGGTCGTCGTGCGGCCCAACGAGCGACTGCCGGCCGATGGTGTCGTTGTGGTTGGGACGTCCAGCGTGAACCAGGCGCCAGTCACTGGCGAGAGCGTACCGGTCGACAAGCGGCCAGTCGACGACATCAAAGCGGCGCTCGCAGCCTTTGATCGCGTTGCGCCGGAGCATCGCGTTTTCGCGGGCACGATCAACGGGTCGGGTGCCATCGAGGTGACCGTTGCTCGCCGTGCTGAACAATCCACGATGGCCCGCGTGGTCAAAATGGTGACCGAGGCGGAGGCACAACGCTCGCCGACGCAGCAATTCACCGAGCGCTTCGAGCGCATCTTCGTCCCTGCTGTCCTGGCCTTGGTTGTCCTGCTGCTGTTCGCCGGCTTCGTGATCGATGAGCCGTTCTCTGACACCTTCTATCGGGCGATGGCCGTTCTGGTCGCAGCAAGTCCGTGCGCATTGGCCATCTCCGTCCCTAGCGCCGTTCTCAGCGGCGTGGCACGCGCCGGCAGAGGCGGCGTCCTGGTCAAGGGAGGCGGCCCTCTGGAGAATCTCGGCACGCTGACTTCCATCGCTTTCGACAAGACTGGAACGCTGACCGAAGGCAAGCCCAAACTGACCGATGCGGTTGCAATGCAGGGAGTCACAGATGATGAACTGCTGGCCGTGGCGCTGGCCGTTGAAGAGCACAGCGACCATCCCCTGGCGACCGCCATCGTGTCCGGCGCGCGCGAACGCCTCGGTGATCACGCGAAGACGGTTACTGCCTCGGACGTCAAAAGCATCACCGGACGCGGCGTCCGGGCACAAGTCGACGGCGAGCTCGTTTACATCGGCAAGCCGATCCTGTTTTCCGAGCTGCCAGGCTCTTCACTGCCTCAGGACGTGAAGGAGACGAACGACAAGCTGGTCGCTTCCGGTCGGACAACCATGGTCGTGCGCAAAGGTGAGCGTTACCTAGGGGTGATTGCCGTGATGGATACCCCGCGCCCCGTGGCAGCGCAAGTTATGGCCGAACTCCGAGCGCTTGGCATCGAGCGGCTCATCATGATCTCCGGAGACAACCAACAAGGTGAGCGTCCAGTCCAACCATCTTGA
- the tnpA gene encoding IS66-like element accessory protein TnpA, which produces MSTIPDQQAGTRRRRRIHSDEFKANAVASCMQPGMSMAAVAMAHGVNANLLRRWVRDAEMNSATTVVSATTVEGPKAQEAKTVFVPVSLPPPVQPAHSPDVRIELRRGPIAVTVTWPASAASECAAWMRELLR; this is translated from the coding sequence GTGAGCACTATCCCCGATCAGCAAGCCGGCACACGCCGGCGACGTCGCATTCACAGCGACGAATTCAAGGCAAACGCTGTGGCCAGCTGCATGCAGCCGGGCATGTCGATGGCGGCGGTGGCAATGGCCCACGGCGTCAACGCGAATCTGCTGCGCCGATGGGTTCGCGACGCAGAGATGAACTCGGCAACCACCGTCGTCAGCGCGACCACCGTCGAGGGCCCCAAGGCGCAAGAAGCCAAGACAGTGTTCGTCCCGGTCAGCTTGCCGCCACCAGTGCAGCCGGCTCATAGCCCGGACGTTCGCATCGAGCTGCGACGTGGGCCGATCGCGGTCACCGTGACCTGGCCGGCGAGCGCCGCAAGCGAGTGCGCGGCCTGGATGCGCGAGTTGCTTCGATGA
- the tnpB gene encoding IS66 family insertion sequence element accessory protein TnpB (TnpB, as the term is used for proteins encoded by IS66 family insertion elements, is considered an accessory protein, since TnpC, encoded by a neighboring gene, is a DDE family transposase.) → MIRIDAMWLAADPIDMRAGAERLLARVVQVFGAAQAHHGYLFANARGTRVKLLVHDGFGVWCAARRLNAGRFVWPSTTDATPLLSLTPAQFDALVLGLPWQRLPELSVITRA, encoded by the coding sequence ATGATCCGCATCGACGCGATGTGGCTGGCCGCAGACCCTATCGACATGCGCGCCGGCGCCGAGCGCCTGTTGGCGCGCGTTGTGCAAGTCTTCGGCGCAGCGCAGGCGCACCATGGCTACCTGTTCGCGAACGCCCGCGGCACGCGTGTCAAGCTGCTGGTGCACGACGGCTTCGGCGTGTGGTGCGCGGCGCGCCGGCTCAACGCGGGGCGCTTCGTCTGGCCCAGCACGACCGATGCGACGCCTTTGCTGTCGCTCACACCTGCGCAGTTCGACGCCTTGGTCCTGGGCCTGCCCTGGCAGCGGCTTCCCGAGCTGAGCGTCATCACGCGAGCCTGA